From the genome of Thermoanaerobaculia bacterium, one region includes:
- a CDS encoding UXX-star (seleno)protein family 1 produces MEETKVLIFGKDTUPYTSAARADYARRKVPFEYVNVKASPDNMKRMLAWSEGSREVPVIVDDGKVTFGFGGT; encoded by the coding sequence ATGGAAGAGACGAAGGTCCTGATTTTCGGAAAGGACACCTGACCGTATACGTCGGCGGCCCGTGCGGATTACGCCCGGCGGAAGGTTCCTTTCGAGTACGTCAACGTCAAGGCTTCCCCCGACAATATGAAGCGGATGCTTGCCTGGTCCGAAGGAAGCCGGGAAGTGCCCGTGATCGTCGACGACGGAAAAGTGACCTTCGGGTTCGGCGGAACCTGA